The DNA segment gactgatggaaactgtcatgactcacatcatctcgatgcagtctccgtaaaaacatatgcatgtgctaaaacagtaaaacatggtaaaacatatagcacatactcatgcaacacatataatatatatcatgctggctatctcagtcagtacttacgtacctcactacaggcaaatcctagcagtcccactctaggttccaagcctatcatcaactctacaatgcaaatattcatgcatcattcaataagctctaaaagccttaactaagctattgcatactcctaaataatttaaggagaccatagctatacctgcgtccgttgtcagcccactgatggcgactatcccgcaactaggggcacacccctgctgcagcttcacagcttcgagcactgctccgctacacgagcactgccccgctacacgagcactgccccgctactatgtcagacactgtctgactatactaaaatatatttcctactccaactctaaaataaaagtacccaaagcccaaaattgagctactagggcgaaggagaggaattcggaattggcaagaaatgaggagctcggaccctatatttatagacgtcgatcggaagtttcgttcctcgatcggatgttccgttccgacagatcggaagctctgttcctcgatcggacgctccgttcgccacgtgtcaattcgatccacatgcaaccacacacctgtcaccgaaagccatcggaagctccgttcttgatcggacgttccgatcgtcgatcggacgctccgatcctagatcATTGCTTctgatcccactcgagtcttggaaccctctaaaccaatttcgagtgtcctggatccatttttaggctccgttaatcctcctagaattttcttaatcatgttttacttaacccaaatatgattacatgattaattactcattaatcgttaatcacggatacgggttactacatcagagcatgcatagactttgggatttagtctagtcttaaataattattgcgcatttgggatttaaatgtgaaaatatttttcagataTGGCTGAAACAGGTGACGAGAGCCATGGCAGTGTTGGTCAAGAAGGAGGCCATCATCGTCGTCATCATCACCACGAGGGTAGACGTCTCTATTCTATCAATAAATTTCTACAAGTAGGACCGGAACCCTtgatgggaggcgagaatcctgaggaGGCAAGAAACTGGATGGCCATGATCGAAATTGCTTTTCGAGCTTTCaattgtactgaggagcagaagctggAAGTTCTTGATTTTGTTCTCGATGGACGAGCATGCTTATGGTGGGACTCCAAGGCTGCTCATGcgcgtactgagagaggacgggtgacttgggaggatttccatcagcagtttcagaaactttATTTTCCTCCAACAGTCCGCCAGACACGATTGATGGAGTTTCTTACACTGAGGCAGGGATCCAtgactattgatgagtatcagcagcgattcaTTGATTTGATACCTTACAGtccccatatcaatgagagtgatgcgtccaagtatgatatatTTTTGCAAGGCCTCAATCAGGATTTTTATTCACAGGTGGTTGTTTGTTATGATCCGACATCATATGAGACTCTGGTTAATCGgtgccgtcaagtggagaacagcaatagaCGGGCACAACTGATGATGTCAGGatagcctagtggatctcttgggccaaGGGCTCAATCTATTGTGCAATCAGGTACTACGtcttcttcttctactactTCTTTTGGTTCTTGAGGCATGTTACAATTTGGGAATAAGAAGAAGAATGAACATTGTAATcattgtggtgggaagcatcctactGTAGCCTGTCGAAGGGCATCTGgtgcatgttttatttgtggCGAGCAAGGGCATctacggagagattgtcctactCATATGGGAGCTGCTAGTGGATCTGGATCACAGGCTAGATCACAGGCTTCTACTTATCCATGTCAGCCACCAGCACCACCTAGTTCTTCCAGTCTTTGCCCACgtactcaagggcaggtatttgctctttctcaggagcaggctacagagggaagcgatcacATGTTAGCAGGTACTTTTTtattatgtggtattcctgcacttattttaattgatactggagatcacattcctttatttctaaccgttttgttaagagacatagattatctTATGTATCATTAAACCTGAATTTatttgtatctactccgctggagcaggaggtagtaactaagcatttagtgatgggtttccttctagagtttgagggtcatgtgttgtctgctaatctgatgattctagcgatgacagattttgattgtatttaaGGAATAGATTTTCTGACTttatatcacgctactgtggatttttatcagcgtctggtacagtttcacccagatgagggtgatagctggtacttctatggtgagggagcacgacctccgatgccatttgtgtcggctctgaaggcatgtcatgtcttagagtaaGGTGGGGAGGGATACCTcatatatgcagttgatatgtccacgagtagtcagCATATTGATCAGTTACCTGTGGTCAGAAAATTTCAtgatgtatttcctgacgagattcctggttttccttcgattcgagaggttgaatttggtattgatctagtaccaggaacaacacctatatcccgagcaccctGTCGTctggcaccatcagagatgagggaattgaaacagcagttgcaggatctgcttgaaaATGGATATATACGCCCGAGTGTTTCTCCGGGGgaagcacctgttttgtttgtcaagaagaaggatagaTCAATGTGATTAtatattgattacaggcagttgaattgtttcaccatcaagaataagtatcctttgcaaCTAATTGAttatctgttcgatcaattacagggtacttctgtttattccaagttagatctgagatcaggataCCATCatatgcgggtacgagactcagatattgtTACGaatgctttcagaaccagatacgaGCATgatgaatttttggtgatgtcattcgatttgacgaatgcaccggcagtctttatgaatctgatgaatcaagtatttcgagaatatctggatagatttttcatcgtcttcattggTGATATTCTTGTATATTCGCACGACagggatgagcatgcacaacatctaaaaattattttacagaCGTAACGGGAAAAAAGCAGTTATATGCGAAggtgagcaagtgtgagttttggcttgatcgggtcgcgtttctcggtcatgtgatttttagtgaaggaatatctgtgaATCCaagtaagatcgaggcagtgcTGAAATGGTCTCGTccgacaacggttgctgagattcaaaatttcttgggtctagctagTTATTACCGTcagttcatcgagaattttgcacagttggccagacctttgacatagcttacacggaaagatgttaccttcacatagtcctcggattgtgaggaatcATTTCACGAGCTTCAGGggctaggatgtgttttgacacagcatggacatgttattgcctatgcttttcgatagttgaagacgcatgagacgaattatccagtgcatgatctcgagttggcCGTCATTGTacttgcgctcaagatttggaggcattatctatATAGTGAGaagtttgagatatttacggatcacaagagtctaaaatatttatttactcaagcggagttgaatatgagacagagacgctggatgaaTTTACTAAAAGATtatgactgcgagattaagtatcatccaaGTTCTGCCAACCTTACTGTTGATGCCCTGAGTCGGCAGGTGATACTttttgcacttcagactagtgatttatctcatatgattcaggaatgctgttcactgagttttacactcaagcacaagaaaggaagaaatggaattcgtttgtatactgttctatctgagccagcattatactctcggatcagagaagctcagatatctgatgttaagactcagcttTTGGCAtatctagccaatggagttaatacatctggattccattatcagacaaatggtttattatgcttatcgaattaagtggttgtacctgatgatgcggagctcaggaatgatattctatctcaagctcacaggagtcgattgtcagttcatcctggaagaatgaaaatgtataagaacctgcgaactagattctggttgaatgggatgaagcggagtgtctATCAATTTGTTTTTAGATGTCTTGTTTGTCAACatgtcaaggctgaacaccgatgACCATGTGGATTActacagaatcttgagattctcgAATGGAattgggagcatgtgactatgaattttgtcacccacttgcctatgactttacgtcagtgtgatgctatttgggtcaTTGTTGAACGTTTGACGAAATCatcacactttattccttacaacagagattattcttatgatcgcatgacacactTATATattcaggagatagtgcgattacatgggattttggtgagcatagtcagtgacagagatccgcggtttacctcacgtttttggggtagttttcagcaggttTTGgataccactctgagtttgatcACTGCATATTATTCGGAGACTGATGGCCAGTCGGAACGGACGATACGTACACTTGAAGATATGTTGCGTGCTTCTTCGATGGACTTTGGCTTGACTTGGTAGGATCAGTtatctttgatcgaatttgcctacaataacagttatcatcgctgtattgatatggcaccctTCGAGGCATTATGGTCAccgatgtcgtactccattattctgggatgaggTGAGAGAACGACAGGTAGAGGGCCCGGAATTGGTGTAGCAGATTGTAGAAAaagtagatttgatcaagcgaaggatcaaagctgctcaagatcggcaagtcagttatgaaaatattcaccgcaggccactttcGTTCGAGTCTGGTGGATATGTAttccttcgagtatcacctttcatgaaagtgatgagatttggtttGAAAATAAAGTTATCACCTCGTtttattgggcctttccagatactggagaataTTAGAGACATTGCTTAtcatttggcgttaccgccatatctttccagtatacatgatgtttttcagtctcgttacttcgacagtatatagctgatgggTCACATATTATCCATCCTACTGACGTTCTGCTAGAACCAGATCTAtcttatgttgaacgaccactccgtatccttgACAAGAAGGAGAAAGTGCTTTGGaataagactataccacttgtgatagTACAATGgaagcgccgaggcgttgaagaagcaacttgggaaacgaaaagccatatgcgagcagaatatcctgagctGTTTGCTTTGTATTATTGATTATCAAGTATCAGTATAATTACAgcttgttgtaataaaacatggttttatttttattattatcttgATCGTTACTTTAGAATTATTTcgtggacgaaatatctaaagttggggagaatgtagtaacccaaagtccgttttaagataataatatgataaacatgattaagagttagTATTTAACCAATTCAAGGGCTTAATCGGGCTTCATAAGTAAGAACTGGACTTCCAAAGTTTGGGTCTGATCGGACGGTTCGAACCCggcatgatcggaagctccgattttgAATCGATTACTTCGGATGGAACgcaagatcggacgctccgaactcccTCTGCCAACAATACATGATGACTAAGCCATGATTTTTGACATGTGTCCAAGAGTCagcagatcggacggtccgatcgtcaCGTGTCATGCATGCAGAATTAGGACGCTCCGAACCCGGAACAAAGGCTCCGAACGTGGCCAAaccttggcctataaataggggacaTTCGATCCAGAATTTCATatcgaattcccgagtttcattcttcagttatatatataGTGTAAGGTATACACTTGAGGACCCTATCGATTAATAGAGAGGTTTTGGAATAACAAAGATGTTGTTATAGTCCTCCAAAACAAGCGaatccaaagggcttactacggacaaaggtatggtccggaaatATTATTAAGTTTGGGAGTATTtactagcttagttaaggcttataaaacttgtgtacggatacggtgaacttttgaatataggcttggaacttagatcctactagacttgaacaagcttagaggtacgtacacattgactgagattttcagcaagtatatatgtttatatgttgcatttctgtggcattattatgtggcatgatgtatggttTATTGCTTTCcataatcatatatcatgtgtgCATACACGTTGAGCTTATTCCTTTGATATACCTGTATTTAGTCTAGAGCCGGATGTACCATTATAGCGGGGGGGTTCTAGGAGATATTCTAGAACCGGATGTACCGTTATAGTGGGGGTTCTAGGCAAGTGTGGTTCTACCCAGAGGTTTGATCCGAGCGGTCATAGCACTCATTGACGCCGGTTATTAGCATGACTTTCAGATGACTTATTACCCGTCATcacgattgcatgcatcatatacatatatttactcatgtttatgtactgagtGTTAGTttctcacgtcctagttattatcttggacaccccattccacagGGCAGGTCGAAGGATGGATGGAGCTGagagttcgaggcaggactaggtgACAGAAACTATGAGTGgatattttatacagcaggattcgatatatcTGTATAATATTTCAGACAGttctattttaagttttttcgaTATTGTTGTATCACTACTAAGTTTAAGCTTTGAACTAATGTATTAAGTTTGATATGTAATTTacgggttatgtttccgcatgttttactctgttaagtaattatgttttatttaaGATTAATGCATGTCATAAttaccagttagtaggtgattcaatgcagggtcattACAATACTTATATTGATCATACTAATTTAAATTGATAGTCATTTCCAGGGGCGGAGTTGGGATTTGGTTTTAGTGTAGGCAACAATATActataattaataaagcatAAAAACGATATTTGTTAATCAACAGCTAGAAATAATATGTGTCCTAAGGTTCGAATATAAGCACAACTAGTAGCACATGTTAATTAATGGAAAAACATAGGAACAATGACGAAAAATAGCGCTTACAGAATccgaaattaaaaacaaaatctAATAGAAAAAATAAACTCTACATTCGAAAAATAAGAATGATATCATTCCCGATTACCAAAAaggcacaaaattttgaaacaatTGAATAATCGACAAACATTTAAAGAAAAAATGAACTTAAAATTTGGTAAAATTCTGGATTTTGTAGAGAATGTGGAACATGAAACAATAATTACTATGAATTAAAATGATTGTTAATCAAAGTGTATGACATTCATGACTCGTGAGGAGAAAATACTGTACAAAAAGTTATAAAATGTACACATATGCCATATAGTAATTACATGTAAAAATTTAAGCCCAAATTTCAGggtaaaaattataataggaaaaattgttgttttttttgGGTCCAATATAGACAACTAAACatgtaataataaaaaattaaaattaaaattttggacATACAaactatatgtatatatatatatatatatatatatatataaatacaaatatatatactcTATTTTTTTGGGCCCAATGTGGACAGCTATGCTGCAGGTTCTGCCAGTGGTCATTTCTTATCTATCATTAATTTGTTTCGGATATCTAAATCCTTTGTTTATGATGAACTAACCATaattaaatcaatttttttttgttttaatttcagtcaattttttttattaattacgCTAATTATGAAAACCATGTCTACtcaagtgaaaatagtattttttttaatcattaattgAAGTTTGCATACAAAAAGAAACTCAATGTTTTTGAATGCTATACAAAGTTGTAACTCATGACTTGGTGAATTAATAGTAAACTGtgatttatgatttaaaatattGAGAAATCCCTCCTCTGCATCCTCCAAACCATTTAAACGTTGGATTGCACAATTTTTTCAAGCGTAACTACTtaatgtttttatatatattttcaagtatttttttttgtgtaaaCTAAGCAATCATATATTCATTTAGAATTTTTCTATGGGTACCTGTTTAGAATACTTTAGAATATGCATGCGTCAGTAATAATCTTTCTTCCATATACTTAGTTTTTAAAGTTAGAGACAACCATAATAACTAACTTGGTGTAATGGTTTATTTTTTGAtaatcaaaaaatattattatttttttctcaaattaCAAAATAGTTTGCGGAAACTATAATAACAATGAATATTACGCAAGATAGAATGTATAAAACGCGTGCATATTGATTTCTTGATTGCGATTGTGTCGATGCTATTTCATTGGGGTAGTGCCCAATGGGATATCCAATAGCCCAGATTTAATGCAAGCGAGATGTTCACATGAACATCTCGCTTGCATAAAAAAACAGGCCGTTGGATCTGGCTTATGGGTAGTACCCACATGCCAGCATCGATATTATACCCTTGATTGCATGATATATAATTATGATaatatctaatatatatatatatatagataaaaatttaaccaattaacaaaataaaaatagaataaaaaacaaaattaaacagCAGATTATATAGGATAATGCGCGTGTTTCTTGATATTTTCTTGATTGCAACCATGAATATTACGCCTGAAGATTATACATATAAATACGTAGAGCGGCCTTGTTTTCTGAAAACACATACAATTCTACATAAGTTTACGATCTATCACTCTCCCTCACTCACTTGCGGCCTTCTTTTCAGAACAATTCGAAAAGTAATTAGTTTTCCCTTGCTACTTTCAATTCCATGGAACCGCTTGGTGATTTTCCTTTGGGGTATGGCTTCCTCCGACGGACCAAGAACTCATTCAACATTACTTGAAGAAAAAGCTCAACAAACAACCCATCGCATACGATTTCATCCCCTATGTCAATATTTACAATCATATATAGTCCGCATGAGGAGTTGGCTGGTACGTACTTCGATTCGATCCCCTGCCTTCGGTTAATTGTTTCTTTTTAAATCCTTTGttaatcatatatattattgaatgaatgcatgtGAAGATCTTTATCCGAGTTCTGGAGATCAGAATGTATGATACTTCTTTACCCCCAGGAGATCGCAAGTATAAAAAACGGCAAGCGCCCGAATAGAGCAGCTGGTAATGTGTATTGGAAGGCCACCATAGCTGATAAACCCATATATGACGACATTCATATTCATGTGCGCATTGGATTTAAGAAAACTTTAGTCTTCTGCCAAGGACAGTTTCTTAAAAGCAAAAAGACAGATTGGATCATGCACGAGTACGTAGTTAACCAGCCATCTTCTGGAGTAGGACAACATGTGGGCATGTtggtaatatattatatataatatgtttCGATCAACTTTTTGCAGTATGAATTTTTGTTATTAAATTCATGCATGTGTTTCTTGCAGCTTGATGATTGTGTCTTGTGCCGAATTTACAAGAGAACCCGCGGGGCTTCAAACCATTCTGTTTCTAATTGTCAAATAACAGAGGAACGAGAAGCTGTCAAGTGCCCTGAAGATCATTATGCAACCCACAAACATGCAAGATATGAACTCGAGGAACGATACAATCTTCCAGTGCAGCAGCAACAGATTCTACCGCCACAACATGAACACCATCTCCTACATCAGCAACAGCAGAATCATACAGCTCCGTTGGAATACTCTGTCCCAACAAATCAAGAAAACGACGTTTCGAGGTTGGAGACTTGGGATGAGTTGGAATTGGAAAAGTTGATGAATGAGGGAAACGGAATTTCGAAGTCGGAGAGTTGGGATAAACTGGATTTGGAACAGCTGTTGAACGAGATTTGTTAGATCCCAATTCATATTGCTCTTGTAATTCATACAACACTGAATAATATTTCTGGTTACTTATAAAAGACTAACTGAATTAAGATTTATTTCTGGCCCCATTGTCATTAACGTCAACAAACTTGGATTTATTTGTAGAATTTCGCATTAATATATCAtccttaattaatatatataaattgtgTGTAATTACCTCATTGATTTCAAATCTTGTGCTGCAACCCTGAAAGCTGGTCTAATGTTTTCATTAATTAAAGGGTCAAGATTATGTATActcttattaatttttatatatactagcatCCAAGCACACGCTTTAAGtgtgtgatataatatataaatcttacacatacatacatatatatatattagtatttCTCTGCACGAGTTGCGTGCTCGTacactttatttttttaacaaagaaaataaataataaattgtaaaattaaaaaataataaaaatataacgtttttctaaacaaatattcacaatatatatatatatatatcttataaaatgattgtcatttttataaataaaataatatcaaatgaCACAAAGTGAGCTTTTAATGGGTAGAAAAGAGAAAACCGTAAAAATGACTATTTTacccaataattttggttttattaaaaattaagttAAGAGATAATGGTAATTTTAAATCAAgcttcaccaattaattgaaattttattagttAGAAGGCGCCCacatcatttttctttttttttttaattttttattaaaaaaattgggCCCAAATTgggacaaatttatgtagacaAAGCATTCGTATTCTTCCCTTCAAATCCTCCCCATTAAAAAAATTGGGCCCAAATTgggacaaatttatgtagacaAAGCATTCGTATTCTTCCCTTCAAATCCTCCCCCTTCCAAATcttcaaatttatatatatatattaacatgGTTTATTTTCCACTATTACAAAAAAGTGGTTAAGAAAAAATATGGGGAAGAATGTGAGAAAGTGGCGTAGTTATATGCTATATTTAGTTAATAATAGTAAGGGTAATTTGGTACAACCATTAAAATGACCAAAAATGGTTACTCTAACACCCTCGTGCATTataatcttgtatatatatacaattgtTCAAATTATGTGTATATATACAAGGTGGTGGTGGAGGAAATGTGGTGGTCGTTGAATTCTAACTTGGTCGATAGTTttctttaaattaataaaatataaattatatatgatttaatatggtgaaaaaattcaaattattcCATCTGTTGCATTGCATGCgtgatattgaaattgaaataataTACAGTAATTTAAAACTACAAGTTAGAAAATGACGTGTTGGATTGAAAAATTACTCAATTGAATCAGCTGAATAATATAAATACAGTTGCACCCTCGAGTCTTTGTTATTTTCTACTAGTTGCTCTCGTGTGTGAGTAGGGATGCTTGTCAGCCGCACAGATTTGGCCAAATAGAGGAACCACCCTTGATTAGACccgataattttttaaaattttagtcaCTACAcaataagaaaaatatatttgaaaattaataaataatcaaaattattttacaaatttatatttttttttgttcatctaatatttattaataaacaAGTTAAGAAGAAAATTATAATTGGTGATATAGCTGAGTTTTTTGTGCACTTATAGATTGTTCGTACACTAGAATAAATGTGCTTTGGTTGAACTTATTTATCTCTGTTGGACTTATTAGGTTAATTGCTATGTCTATAATTTTTTCAATCACATCAATTTCAATCTATATTATTGAACTCAAATTGGGTCTTTTCTTAGGTGACATTACGTGTGGCTGCCTAACATCTCCTATAAAATCAAAACCTAGCTAATTTTTTTCTCTctcttttatatataaaattatttttaaaattagtaaaaaaaatacttaatggattttaaattaatttgaatatAAAGTGTAAGATACAccaatgtttttatttaagttaaatttTGATTTCGCTAATATTGACGGATCTActcgaaaatttttaaaactttattgGTATACAaaaaacatgtatatatatacatatttat comes from the Henckelia pumila isolate YLH828 chromosome 1, ASM3356847v2, whole genome shotgun sequence genome and includes:
- the LOC140874105 gene encoding uncharacterized protein — encoded protein: MAETGDESHGSVGQEGGHHRRHHHHEGRRLYSINKFLQVGPEPLMGGENPEEARNWMAMIEIAFRAFNCTEEQKLEVLDFVLDGRACLWWDSKAAHARTERGRGSMTIDEYQQRFIDLIPYSPHINESDASKYDIFLQGLNQDFYSQVVVCYDPTSYETLVNRCRQVENSNRRAQLMMSG